TCCAGAACAGTCCCTGGGGATGGCcatcaaagatttttttttccaatgTGCTCTACATCAGAATTACTGAGGTGTTTGTTGGAActaggaaggggcttcaaaaagttcatggcaaaattccattcttTAGATTTCACCTCTGcaccaactttttgaaaccccctggTATAAACTACCTAGGCCCTCCCTCTGGATTGCCGAATTAGAACGTCAGGCTCCCACCAAGTAATTCGAATGCACACTAAACCTCGCTCTATCATCTCTCTGAGAAAACTGCAGGGGTCAGACCAGAAGCTGGAAACCAAGTTTTAGCATGCACTGTACCCAaatcctgtctctctctctcggcaGATGATATGAAATGGCAGAAGCTGAGTCCCAGTGGGGCTGCCCCTGCTGGCTGTGCTGCCCATTCAGCTGTGGTTGTGGGGAAGCATGTGTACATCTTTGGAGGAATGGCTCCCACGGGAGCACTGGACAGCATGTACCAGTACCACATAGGTGAGTGTCACCTTGGTTCTGTAACAGGCATAGCTTCAGGAAAACGACAGTGCCTTGGTGTTTCAGGTTGGGCCCTCCACATCTGAACCCAAAGGAATAACCAAGTTAGTAGAGAATGACATCAAAGCAGTAATATTGTCATTAGCTGTTTGCAATGTCTCCCGTTTCTGTTGAAAACGTGGCTAATATTCATCACTGGGCATTTATGGAAATCTAATACAAAGCCTGTTTTTTTTCTAACATAGAAAAGCAGCATTGGACCTTGCTTAAATTTGATACTTTCTTACCCCCTGGACGACTGGACCATTCCATGTGTGTTATTCCATGGCCAGTGGCGTCTGCTTCTGAGAAAGATTTCGATTCTGTCCCTCTGAACTGTGAAGCTGACAAAAATTTCGAGGACAAAGAAGTCATCCAAGGTGATGACTCACAGCAAAGTGAGGACACACTGCTCTGTTTTGTGTTTGGTGGCATGAACACTGAAGGAGAAATCTACGATGATTGTGTTGTAACTGTAGTTGACTAATAAAACACATTACTTGTAAGGAGCTCTTTCAGAAATGTGAAATGGAAAGTAAAAAGTTAATGAAGATGTTTTATACCCAATATATTCtctggacagttttactctgatcAACTTTGGTAGGTGAAAAATGCAACTTAGGTGTGATTCGTTACGTAGATACTAAAAGGTTACAGAATCAGAATTGCTGGACATTTGCTGGTTGAAATCTGATACTGTCTGCTTCCTcagaaagagttgcagtcttaggAAACTGGGTTGAAGGTGGACTAGCCTGTTTACTAATTCATCCTACTACCCCAGGGCAGATGGCACTGCAGGTCTACTTTGATTTGTATTAGCTGGCCAAAGACCTAACATTCTAAGCTCCAGGACTGCCCAGATCCTTTAGGGGCAATAAGGCAAGTGTAGTGTTGGCTTCCagttctaccatcacactcacccaccTATGAAATAATGCCCGCCAGGAATATTGGATTTTAGGTTAGAACTGGCAGCTGCCTGTTTAAATGATCATGATTCAATCTATACCAAATCCTTTCCCTAGGAAGCCTGTCCAATGaatcctaatttttttttttttaattttcaaaccaCCGCTCTTAATTGCAATGGGAATTCTTGTAGTTTCAAGGTTACCAGCCCAGGTCCCACCCCAGAATCACTGAAATCTCCGGGATAAAAACAGATAGATACATCTTAGGTTGAAAATACACACCATCCTAAAATTACCAATTAAATCATTCTTCAGTGAACATCTTAAGGTCTGGTGATCATGGttatgaattgagctgctaacctcaaggtcagctgctccaaggaagggtcagaattgactcaatggcaggtcaCTCCATCCACTCATAAACCAAAAGAATGCAAGCAGCTATATATCATAAAAAGTCACCAAAAAGGCAGTTTTAAGAACAGGAAATTCCAAATGTTTCAGAAAATGATTTGAGGCACTATGGAATAATCATTGCTTCACTTAAGATTAAAATAGACAAAAATTTCAAAGTACTGACCGGAACAGTTTTCATATCCCATCACCGAGTGTCCCAAGCATTTACTGCCCCCACCTCCACAGAGAATGTAACCTTTGATTTTACTTAAGCTAACTGAcctaagtaaaataaaaaatcacACCAGTGtaaataacaaatatttattggtgTCACTTACGGTAGAAAAAAGTTCCTACACCAGAAGCACATGACCCAATTGTTAAATAGAACATTTCCAAGGTGAGCACACTCCCAACCTACTTTTTACCCAGTGTTTTAATATTGCCAATTCCTCttcgccccccaccccaagacgTGTGAACAGCTGCTAATGAAAAGCAGTAAACAGCCATTTAGGCTATAGCATTTTCAACTCCACGCAGAGGTGAAGATTCCAATTACACCAGAGACTTAAGTTCTCTCCGTTTTCTCTTAACGAAAGTTCCTGAGTCCAGTATTTACAATATGACAGCATTAGCAGAGGAGTGTCTACAACTCATCTTTTTCTGCCGTCTCCTCTTCGCCAGTTGGGGGAGGTCCTGCACTTCCATACAGTTTGCTGATAATTGGCTGGACAATTTCTTCTAGTTCCCTCTTTTTAGCTTTAAAGTCTTCAATGTCAGCATCTTGGTGACCTTCCAGCCATTCAATCTTCTCTTCTACAGCTTTTTCCATGGTCTCCTTATCTTCGGAGGAAAGTTTGCCCCCCAGCTTCTCTTTATCTCCAATCTGATTTTTAAGAGAATAGGCATAACTTTCTAATTCGTTTCTAGTATCAATTCGCTCCTTAAGCTTTTTGTCTTCCTCAGCAAACTTCTCAGCATCATTAACCATCCTTTCAATTTCTTCAGGTGTCAGGCGATTTTGGTCATTGGTAATGGTGATCTTGTTTTTGTTCCCTGTacctttgtcttcagctgttacCCGGAGAATGCCATTCACATCTATCTCAAAGGTCACTTCAATCTGTGGGACTCCACGGGGAGCAGGTGGAATTCCAGTCAGGTCAAATGTACCCAGGAGATGATTGTCTTTTGTCAGGGGTCTTTCACctagtagttaaaaaaaaacttgtgAGTTGTTTACTAACATTAGATCTCAATGCCTACtcagactcagtggcagggatacTGTGATCAAGCAGTAGTGACTCAGACTTCTTAGTCTACAAGAAGCAGCAACTGAGATTTTAAATTCACCTGTTTCACAGCACTGTCATGCTTATGAGCCAGCTCAACACTTACGTTTAATGGGGAATATGTTAGTGCTGACTGTAAAGCCCCACAGTAGTCAAAATACGAACCCTCATGCCTAACAGTAGTAGATACTTGCCTAGTATAATAAAGCAACCATGCTGTCTACTGCATCACATAATATTAAGTGTAAGCAATTACCTTCATAGACCTTGATTGTAACAGTTGGTTGATTATCAGAAGCTGTAGAAAAGATTTGAGACTTCTTGGTGGGCACCACAGTGTTTCTTGGAATCAGTTTGGTCATGACACCACCCACAGTTTCAATACCAAGTGTAAGGGGGCACACATCAAGCAGCACCAGATCACCTGCAATAAGAAGTTAAATCATAAGAAGCTCTAAGAGTCAAAGGGGCAGGACACTCCCTTTGTGAGCTGTGTGAAACAGGTTCACCGCCTTCCATTGGTTACATGTTAAAAGGCAGTGGAGTTACACAATTTCTCATCACATTTTTCACTGTTAGTAAAGGAGAAAAGACCTGTGAAATCAACCAACCTGTATCTTGATCACCAGAGAGTACTCCAGCCTGGACCGCAGCACCATATGCAACAGCCTCATCTGGGTTTATGCCACGGGATGGCTCCTTGCCATTAAAGAACTCTTTAACCAGTTGTTGAATCTTTGGGATTCTAGTAGAGCCACCAACAAGAACAATTTCATCAATATCAGACTTCTTCAAATCAGAATCCTCCAACACTTTCTGGACAGGCTTCATGGTAGAGCGGAACAGATCCTAGAGAAAGAGACATGGTCATTGCGTGCCCTGACTGCAGGGTCCTAAAAATCAGGGGTGTAACTCAATttcattaacaaaacaaaaacagaacataCCATGTTGAGTTCTTCAAATTTGGCCCGGGTTAGGGTTTCAGAGAAATCTTCTCCTTCATAGAAAGATTCAATTTCAATTCTTGCCTGATGTTGCGCAGACAGGGCCCGCTTGGCTTTTTCTACCTCACGCCTGAGTTTCTGCACAGCTCTGTTGTCTTTCCGGACATCTTTGCCAGTCTTCTTCTTATACAGTTTGATGAAGTGCTCCATGACCCGCTGATCAAAATCTTCTCCACCCAAATGAGTATCTCCATTAGTGGCCACAACTTCAAAGACCCCATTGTCAATGGTGAGAAGAGACACATCGAAGGTTCCACCGCCCAGGTCAAACACCAGGATGTTCTTCTCACCCTCCCTCTTATCCAGGCCATAAGCAATAGCAGCTGCGGTGCTGTTGGACAACAGGGCGAACAATGCTTAGTCAAGAATCAATTTCTTCTATTTATTTAATATGCCATGCCTATGACTTTAATACTTACGGTTCATTGATGATCCTCATAACATTCAATCCAGCGATAGTCCCAGCATCTTTGGTTGCCTGACGCTGGGCATCATTGAAATAGGCAGGTACAGTAACAACTGCATGGGTAACCTAAGATGACAAAGTTACAAAATATATTTTGTGTAATATAAGCAATCCACCCATTTAGTCTCTAATTCAGTTCATTTTTAGGTTGGGTATCAAATGACATTTCTCCacatatttatattaaaatacaCATATTTATGATACAAACATCCATATCAGAAGTAAActagcaaaaaaattttttttaattaaaaaaagtaaaCTAGCTTATTTCTAAACATGCAATTTCAAGTACTCTGTGTTGTTAACACATCAAAATGTCTGGCAAACAGCAAAGTGCTCAATTAAGCTTGACGTCTCTGTCATTTGAACAGTTTCAAAATGAATGAAGTTATCTAAACCTAAGTCAATGTGAAAACCACCTTAGGTTCCAGAAATATTTACCTTCTTTCCCAAATATGCCTCAGCCGTCTCCTTCATTTTGGTGAGAACCATGGCAGAAATTTCTTCAGGagcaaatgtttttgtttgtccACCTCCGATGTCTACTTGGATGTATGGTTTAGTTTTCTTTTCAACCACCTATTTTAAAGCACAAATTTAAGAATGGGGCAAAATCTTTTTACTCCTTCAAAAAGGGGATTGTCTGCAACTCAATTTTATCCCCCACAGCTAATTTGGGTCCTTTGCCATTAACTCATGAGGCTACTGAGGGAATCTAGGTGCCCAAAAAAGGGACAAatctctttctttgttttaatacTCTCCTAACAGTAAACTTTGTAGCCAGTTACAGTTTTGTTTCCTTGTTACTATTTTATACCAAATACAACGTTAAGGTTTACAGACCAGAATTGAGAATTGTCCTATCAAACCCTGCTTTTCCGTTACCCACCACCCATCCTCTATCctaataagaaaaaaatcatgcGGACCTTGAAAGGCAAGAACTTTATGTCCTGCTGCACAGACGGGTCGTTCCAAGTCCGGCCAATGAGCCGTTTGGCGTCAAAGACCGTGTTCTCAGGGTTGGAGGTGAGCTGGTTCTTGGCGGCATCGCCGATCAGACGCTCCCCTTCGGGGGTGAAGGCCACATAAGACGGCGTGATGCGGTTGCCCTGGTCGTTGGCGATGATCTCCACGCGGCCGTTCTTGAAGACCCCGACGCTGGCGGAGAACGCACAGTGAGTACCGCACTTCCCACACCGCCCCGGGAGGCCACGCCCCATCCTGTCCTTCCCTGAACCCCACTGACCAGGAGTAAGTGGTGCCCAAGTCGATGCCGACCACCGTGCCCACGTCCTCCTTCTTGTCTTCCTCCTCGGCACGCGCCGCgccgagcagcagcagcacagccGCCACCAGGGACAGTTTCATGTTGCCGCAGACGGCCAAGCAGTCGGTCGgtcggcaggcagcaggcaggcaggacacgTCGCAGGCAGGACAGCCACACACAGGCCGCAGCACGCACACACGACAAGATTACCGACCTGAAAGGGACCAGAGACCGGGATGAGGGGCAGCGGCGGCCGAAGCGAAGGACAAGGCTGGACGAGAAGGCCGCGGCGCTTACCTCTGGCGCTACTGATACCCCCCCGCTGGCGAGTGAATGAGGTCTCGATCTGAGTCGGGCGCGCTGTCGCCGTCTCCGCTTATataccctccccccagccccgtcGTGGAGGCCACCGATTGGCGACGGTGCTTCTTGTTGGAGATCGCTGATTGGCTGAAGCCACTAAGCTGGCCGCTGCGGATTCGAAGCTGCCCTCTCCGCAATCGACGTCACGGCTACGCCTCCGGGGTGGATTTATTGGCCTCTGGTTGCGCCACTAACCACCAATAGAAGACAACATCCGCTCCGTACAGAGATTCTATTGGTTGCAAAGCTGCCTGTCCCGCTCGATCGCTCACCCAGAGCCATTTCCGCCGGCGTGGTCCCGCCTTCACGCTGGGCCCTTGGGGCTTGGTGACTGCTGGGCGCGCGTGGTGTCTCCTGGGGCTCGGGACGTAGGGCCGCCACCCCTCGGTTGCTCTCCACCCTTCTGTCTGGAGTAGAAACCGCGAagtgctcctctcctccctcagcCCCTCCTCGTCCCAGACCGACGCGTCTCAGAGCCATGCTGCTTTCACATCAAAGCAAAAACGATTCCTCTGTCCGTGGCCTGGGGTGGCCTCTGACCGTGAATATGCCTCCTCCCAGTCAATTGGGTCCCCCTTTTACCTATGCCTAGTTACCTTGGCTGTGCCTTTCCAAATTCTTATGCCCCACGGTAAGTCCGAGGGCAAGTCTGGCCAAAGTAGTTGCCTCCATGCCCTGGATCCTCTGGTAGTAGCCGTCTCTAGAAAAGCTTTTTAAAGCCAATCTTCTCCCACCCTGGGGTAGGTCATTTTTCGGACTTGTCACCCTTACCCCTCGTGCCCATCATTTCCCTGTGTGGTTCTGCTTCTCATTTATATGGTTCTTCATACATCTTTCTACCTTTACTCTTCCTGGAAAAGGTCTGATTGTGCCAAAAGCGTtcaacagacaaagtgcatatcCTATCCTGCAACAAGAGTAATAGAGGTCACGGTTTACTTAAATGCTTGACTATATTCCAAGCAGgcaccctggtgccacagtgttTAAAGTATGCTGCCCATAAAAATGTTGGCGTGTGTATCCATCGATGcacaacaggagaaagatgtgccagtctaCACCTTTAGGGGTTTTCTAACCTTGGAAACCATAAGTAGGGTTATAGGTTCAATGCGttataatcaacttgatggcaataagaTTGGTTTTGGTAGTGTGGAATGGACTATACTCTGATAGGGGAAAGGACAGAGATTCCTCAAGAAAATGCTCAGGACATTAACATAATCAGGAACTAGGATTCTAGTATTGTTTCCACTATGTTAGGCAGTGAAATATACCCTTGGTATTCATGGGACTTACAATACTGTGTCCATTTTTTGCACTGAAACATGTTACAAGTAGTTCACTCAGAGGCTGAGTCAGTTTTCAAGAATTTTCCTTCCCTTAGTACTCCTCAAAGATTATTCTACTGACTCAGAGTTACCTGCATTCTTGCTAGAGCGGTTACATCATGCATCTCTTTCAGCAGGGGTTGTAATACCACTGCAACACTGACCCTGCTTTGGGTTGCATCAGTACAGTATcttgaccagcagttctcaacttccctaatgccgtttcatacagttcctcatgctgtggtgaccctaaccatgaaattattttctttctttttaaatatgaaatgcttcacgaatttgcatgtcatccttgcgcaggggccatgctaatcttctctgtatcgttccaatcataaaattattttcattgctatttcatatctgtaattttgcttctgttatgaatcgggcgacccctgtgaaagggtcgtttgacccgtaAAAGGCTCActactcacaagttgagaaccgatGATCTAGACAGAAATTACCATTCAGCCACATTAAAGTTTCATGTCATTTGAAGAAAATTTTATGTACAGAAGAccatttccatttaaaaaaaaccccacaaagctATCAATTTCACACTCAACCATGATTGATTGATAGAATAACCTTTGGCAACTCTCTAAAATTTATAAAAACATTCATCTGGTTAACTTCGAAAGGAGATTATGTTGGCAGTGTGGCATTTTGAAAGAAATAACATTTTATGCTAAATATTCCAAAGTGTAATTATTAAGATGCTTATATAGAGTTTAGGAATGGATGGAACAGAAATGCATAGGCAGACCTAGTTTACTAGAAGTGACTTGGCAATAATACCATCAATGCCAAGTTATCTCGATACATAACAGTCCTCAATACTGTGCCATACATTTGATGTGCATTTTCTATTTCAACCCTCacgaaagctttttaaaaatacttattttAGAGATGAGGAATCTGAAATCCTAATGGACACACAAACTTGCTCAGGAGATAATACAGCTGAAAAGATCTCGAGCCAAAATTTGAGCCTGGAGTCAAAAGTAAATGTAGATTTTATCCAGTCAGTTAAACTCGTTAACAGCATTTGTCATTCTTTGCTTCAGGAAAAAGATttttgccgccccccccccccatctgtcCTCAGAAAGGTAAGAAGAATTATGACTGATAGGAATGGGTGGCAGTTCCTGAGCCTTTCTGAAAGAGTGATCAATAACCGAAAGGCATACAGTAGGAAAGACCTGTGTAATTAAAAATTGAATATTTAGACCCACATAACAGAATTGACTACATGGCTTcttggaaaaaacaaaccaaccaggaGATATAAGGACCATGGAAAATACAAACTTCCCAGAGCCTAGCTTTCTTCATCTATTACATGATTCTGTCCTCCCTCTCTTAGTGGGTTGTTTCGAGGATAAAATGAGATGCTGTATGTGAACTTATGTTGAAAATTATAGAGTAGTGGTAATATCATTATAACAAAaacaatgagaagaaaatgtaaaaGCTCTTGAAGTGTCcctacccccagccagtcctgggacttcggggcttggctcaaggggagtccctgtgGATTtgtgggtacagtgaatggtatgacccttTGTTGGACAtgtctacacagtagggtatgctggaccCTCCTAGGGTCTCCTGTCTGggatccaataaatttcttcccttttgcttaaaaaacaaaaagctctTGAAATAACTATCCTTTGATAGTCAATTTTTAACACCTTTTGGTAGTCAATTTCTGGGAGAAATTAGATCAGTGggattaaaaattaatttgatgaTTGCTTTGAACTGGACAAAGATTTTTTTGAACATTTATTAGggcctcacacaactcttatcacaatccatacatacatcaattgtgtaaagcacatctgtatactcattgccctcatcatttcaaaacatttgctctccacttaagtcattggcatcaggtcctctttttttccctttccgtcccgctcccctctccctaatgagcccttgataatttataaattattattttgtcatatcttgccctatccggcgtctcccttcaaccccttttctgttgtccgtcccccagggaggaggtcacatgtaggtccttgtaatcggtttcctctttccaactcactctccctctaccctcccagtatcgcccctcacaccactggtcctgaaggtatcatctgtcctggattccctgtgtttccagttcctatctgtaccagtgtacatcctctggtctagccaaacttgcaaggtagaattgggatcatgatagtgggggggggggagggggaaggaaacatttaggaactagaggaaagttgtattttccatcAGTGCTACTCACACCTTGACTgaatcatctcctcccctagacccctctgcgaggggatctccagtggccaacaaatgggctttgggtctccactctgcactcccccttcattcactatggtaagatttttttttgttctgatgataccttatacctgatcccttcaacacctcatgatcgcaatggctggtgtgcttctttcatgtgggctttgttgcatctgatctagatggccgcttgtttaccttcaagcctttaagaccccaaacgctataccttttgatagccgggcaccatcagcttgcttcgccacatttgcttatgcacccgtttatcctcagcgatcatatcatggaagtgtgcacccaatgataagattttttgttttttgatgcctgataactgatcccttcgacacctcgtgatcacacaggctggtgtgttcttccttgtgggccttgttgcttctgagctagatggccgcttgtttatcttcaagcctttaagaccccagaagctatctcttttgatagatgggcaccatcagcttttttcaccacatttgcttattcacacgctttgtcttcagcagttgtgttgggagggtgagcatcacagaatgccactttaataaaagaaagtattcttgcattgagggagtacttgagtagaggcccaaggtccttccgccaccttaatactaaacctataaatatagacacatagatctatttccccatcctcattatatatttgcatgtacatgtctttgtctagacgtctataaatgccctttgcctcccagctctttcctctatttcccttgactttcctcctgtcccactatcatgctccatccccacctgggtttcagcaatacctcttccttacattacccttgatcatgccctaccaggcctcccacactcacctcaccaccaatttggatcacttgtttttcccttgtccctgggtttgttaacaccacttcctttccccgcacCTCCTCTTATCCCATCCACCCcccgaactgtcagtcccattgtttttcctccagattgttcatccagcttatcttatttagacagacctgcagagataataacatgcacaaaaacaagacagagcaaaaccaagcaataatatacaacaaaacaacaacaacaaaccactgacaaagaacaaaacaaaacacaacaagaaagaaaagcttgtagttagttcaaaggtcatttgttggcctttagggctgttttccagtccagtctgttggggcaccacacctggccccgaagtccaccttcagtattccctggggaccttgccactccattcccttgctgttctgctgcactcccccagtgctttgtctcggtgtggtgggataaggtcgggcacaattcccacactgtgtctccagtgcttggACAAAGATTTTTGGAGAAAGTGTTGTATTTACCTATGAAGGGACTTCATAATTaactccctttttaaaaaatcattttattgggagcttgtacaactcttatcacaatccatatacccatcctttgtgtcaaccacatttgtacatttgttgccataatcattttcaaaacattttctttctgcttgagtccttgttaacacctcctcattttttaccttcctccctcatgaactcttgataatttataaatttatttttcatgtttaacactggctgatgtctcccttcacccacttttctgttgtctgtccccctgggaggggactatatgtagatcattgtgatcaattccccctttctccccaccatcttcaccttaccctcctggtattgctactccctttATTGGTcatgatgggtttatctgtcctggatttcctgtgtttccagctcttacctgtacccgtgtacatgctctactctagccagatttgtaagatagatttgggatcaggatagtgggggggaggaagcattaaagaactagaggaaaggtgtatgtttcattggtgctctactgcaccctgactggctcgtctcttgcttgtgacccttctgtaaggggatg
This window of the Tenrec ecaudatus isolate mTenEca1 chromosome 10, mTenEca1.hap1, whole genome shotgun sequence genome carries:
- the HSPA5 gene encoding endoplasmic reticulum chaperone BiP translates to MKLSLVAAVLLLLGAARAEEEDKKEDVGTVVGIDLGTTYSCVGVFKNGRVEIIANDQGNRITPSYVAFTPEGERLIGDAAKNQLTSNPENTVFDAKRLIGRTWNDPSVQQDIKFLPFKVVEKKTKPYIQVDIGGGQTKTFAPEEISAMVLTKMKETAEAYLGKKVTHAVVTVPAYFNDAQRQATKDAGTIAGLNVMRIINEPTAAAIAYGLDKREGEKNILVFDLGGGTFDVSLLTIDNGVFEVVATNGDTHLGGEDFDQRVMEHFIKLYKKKTGKDVRKDNRAVQKLRREVEKAKRALSAQHQARIEIESFYEGEDFSETLTRAKFEELNMDLFRSTMKPVQKVLEDSDLKKSDIDEIVLVGGSTRIPKIQQLVKEFFNGKEPSRGINPDEAVAYGAAVQAGVLSGDQDTGDLVLLDVCPLTLGIETVGGVMTKLIPRNTVVPTKKSQIFSTASDNQPTVTIKVYEGERPLTKDNHLLGTFDLTGIPPAPRGVPQIEVTFEIDVNGILRVTAEDKGTGNKNKITITNDQNRLTPEEIERMVNDAEKFAEEDKKLKERIDTRNELESYAYSLKNQIGDKEKLGGKLSSEDKETMEKAVEEKIEWLEGHQDADIEDFKAKKRELEEIVQPIISKLYGSAGPPPTGEEETAEKDEL